Within Sinorhizobium sp. RAC02, the genomic segment CCGGCTTTATCCGCGCCGAACCCATCTTCGATCATCGGCAATAAAGCATGAGCGTCGATATCCGGCCGTGCCTCAAGCCAAGGTATCATCATCTTCGCTATCCGCTGGCGGTCTGCCTGCCGCCGCTTGCTCCAGCCGCCGCGGGGCATGCCGAGCTGTCGGTAGACGTCACCGGGATAAGTCTCAGCGATGACGCATGGCCTCGTGTCGAGGAGATCGGCCAGTCGACCGTCGAATGGCCAGAGGCCGATGTCATCCAGCCGGGGGACGATCATCTCGCGCCACCCGGTGATGGCACCCTTTCCGACCTGATTGCCGCCGAGCGTCCAGAACAGCATGCAGGCGGCCTGCCTATCCGGGGTCGCGCGTTCGCACAGACGCAGAAGCGCGTGCGGATCGGTTACGCCGAGAGCATCGAAGAGATGCGCGCGTTGGGTGCCGCCCGGCCGCGCCGGATAGAACGGGCGGTGGAGGGAGATACGGCTACGGTGGTCGGCAACGCTATACCAGTCCGACCAGATACCCGATCCGAACGAGGCAAGGGCTTCACGAAACGAGCCAAGCTCGGTAGCGCGCGCGTAGGCCATCGGAAGACCGATCGGTAAATCGAAGCCGAGGAGCAGAGCGCCTTTGTCCACCGATCTGGCCTTCATCCGGTCAATCAGGGTCGACGTGTCGCCCACCAGCTCTGGTGCATGGACCTGCCAGCGCAGGCCGTCCCGGATGGTGACCGACATCCAGCGCTTCTTCCTGTCCATGCTCCAGTCGCAATGCGCGACGACAGCGACATTCATACCTTGCTCCCCATCACGATGCGCACCGAAGGCTATCAGCTTCCACCGGCACGATCACTGTCTTTGAGGAGCCGCTTCACGGCCACTCCGTCAAGCGCCTGGGCATCGAACAGCGCCTTCACCAAAGCATCAAGTCCGTCCCGGTTTTCGTTCAGAACCTCGACGGCCCGTGCGAGCGCCTTATCAAGCCTCGCATGGATGCGAGCCGACAGATCCGGATTGCCATCGAGCACGGCGGTCGGATCTTTGTCGTCGCGGTAGAGCAGCGGCTGGATGGCGCCGAAGCCGAGGCTGCGCTCCATGGCGAGCGCCAGCCTTGTTGCCCGCGCCAGATCGCTGTCGTCGGTGCCGCCAGATCCGGCAGACACGCTCCCGACGACAATCTGCTCGGCGGCCCTCCCCGCCATCAGCATTGCCAGCATGTCCTCCCGATAGCCGAGGGTATCGCTGCCGGATGCAGTGAAGCCAAGCTGGCTATAGCCACCACCGCCAGGCGTATCGATGTTGAGGCCGTGGATTGGACCGAGCCGGAGAGCGTTGTGAACGACCGCATGGCCGGACTCGTGGATCGCAAAACGCCAGCGCAAATCATATGGCACCTGAGGACGGTCCATCCGGATGCCCTCCTCGATGTCTTCGTAACGGATCGACCGCTTCTGCCGGCGCGCTTTCAACCGCGCTTGCCGAACGATCCGCTCGATGTCGGCGCCTGTCATGCCCATGGCGCGGGTCGCGAGTTTGTTCAAAGCTGCCTGAACTGCTTCGGGCGTCACTGGTTCAAGGCGCGTGGATGTGATGGTCAATTCGCTGCTCCTTTCCGAGCTTTTCCGGAACCCTGTTCGCCGCTGTCTTCGCTGGCCTGTCCGTTAAAGGCCGATGGCTCATCCGTCATGCCGATGAGTTCGGGATTGCCCTCCTCCACCGCGGCGCTGACTGCGTTCTTGTCCCTAACCAGGGCCGCAACATCATCGCCCAGATGATAGGCGAAGATCTCCGCGAGCGTCGCGACATCAGGCAAGGGGATTTCGATATGCGTCTCAAGTCTCCCAGAGCGCTTGATCGCGTCATCGATCTGGTCCGGCCTGTTCGTGGCACCGACGATGACCAGCCCCTCGCTCTTCACGGCACCATCGAGCAGTTCGAGCGCCTTGTTGACGAGCGTATTCCAATAGTCGGCGTACTCCTGTTCCGCTGGCTGCCGTTTGCCGATGCCGTCGATCTCGTCGATAAACAGGATCGACGGCGCCAACGCACGCGCCTCCGCAAACGTCTTGGCCATCTTGTCGATGACATCATTGAGATGCCCGCCCTGAAGCCAGGTGGAAACGGAGGTGACGACCAGCGGAACCTGCAAGGAGTTGCACAGCGCGCGGGCGAAGGTCGTCTTGCCGGTCCCCGGCGCGCCGTAGAGCAGAAGTTTGGTGCTCATGTCCGCCCAGGCCAGCGAGCCTGCCCGGTAGTCGACGAGATCTACTTTCAGATCCAGTGCCCAGGTCTTGGCCTTGCCGTAGCCGGAGAGCGTTTCGACCGTCAGTGACGGGCGACCGGATGCATCGGTCTTATCCAGCGGCTCCGGCTGAATGACCTCGGCGCCCGATGGCTTGTCACGCTTCCACCCACCGCCGCCGTCCTTTCCGGACGAGGTCTTCTCTGACGATGCCGCATCCTTCTTCGACTTCGATGGCTTGCCGGCGTCGGTCGTAGCCGGATCGGCTTCGCCATCATCGCCGTCCCGGGCCGCAATGCGATTGCGCTCGGTGAGCGA encodes:
- a CDS encoding DUF429 domain-containing protein, which translates into the protein MNVAVVAHCDWSMDRKKRWMSVTIRDGLRWQVHAPELVGDTSTLIDRMKARSVDKGALLLGFDLPIGLPMAYARATELGSFREALASFGSGIWSDWYSVADHRSRISLHRPFYPARPGGTQRAHLFDALGVTDPHALLRLCERATPDRQAACMLFWTLGGNQVGKGAITGWREMIVPRLDDIGLWPFDGRLADLLDTRPCVIAETYPGDVYRQLGMPRGGWSKRRQADRQRIAKMMIPWLEARPDIDAHALLPMIEDGFGADKAGEDRFDAAVGLLGMLDVVDGRRDEGVPDIDGVRRWEGWILGHHRNDAR
- a CDS encoding ATP-dependent Zn protease codes for the protein MTITSTRLEPVTPEAVQAALNKLATRAMGMTGADIERIVRQARLKARRQKRSIRYEDIEEGIRMDRPQVPYDLRWRFAIHESGHAVVHNALRLGPIHGLNIDTPGGGGYSQLGFTASGSDTLGYREDMLAMLMAGRAAEQIVVGSVSAGSGGTDDSDLARATRLALAMERSLGFGAIQPLLYRDDKDPTAVLDGNPDLSARIHARLDKALARAVEVLNENRDGLDALVKALFDAQALDGVAVKRLLKDSDRAGGS